One window from the genome of Poecilia reticulata strain Guanapo linkage group LG9, Guppy_female_1.0+MT, whole genome shotgun sequence encodes:
- the LOC103470700 gene encoding zinc-binding protein A33-like, which translates to MAENTALFESFLSCHVCSETFRDPVSLSCNHSFCSSCLQKFWEQTGNKNCPICKRRSSKDDLGVNFSLKELADSFTGRQKSGSSETETGAKQLMVCRKHQEVPKLFCEDEQRAVCPVCEFSLHQSHKVVPVEQAVRDLKEQLESDLKSLQDKRNKHKQVEKTYDDVVQHSKKQLLSTERQIRAEFNKLHQFLREEEESRLAALREEEEQKRKTIMGEMKRXEEQISSLSDSISAVEEELQKDNVSFLSSYKATQSRARGQRSLPDPQLVSGALIDVAKHLGNLSFRVWEKMKDQVKFSPVILDPNTASGWLYLSDDLTGVRYGDTWQQLPDNPERNIYYANVFGSEGFSSGKHSWEVEVGDHPDWEIGLVKESVDRKGEISSSPENGFWCLWHRDGEYATGSGKTLSVNQSLQRIRVQLDYDRGEVSFYDSEDKSHIYTHRDTFTEKLFAYFFVYEAADAKTSEIKILQANISV; encoded by the coding sequence atggctgaaaacacaGCTCTGTTTGAAAGTTTCCTGAGCTGCCATGTTTGTTCAGAGACGTTCAGAGATCCTGTGTCTCTGAGCTGCAACCACAGCTTCTGTTCAAGCTGCCTGCAGAAATTCTGGGAACAAACTGGAAACAAGAACTGTCCCATCTGTAAAAGAAGATCTTCTAAGGATGATCTAGGAGTAAATTTCTCTCTGAAGGAACTGGCTGATTCTTTCACTGGAAGACAGAAATCTGGATcatcagagacagaaacaggagCAAAGCAGCTGATGGTCTGCAGGAAACACCAAGAAGTTCCTaaactgttctgtgaagacGAGCAGAGAgctgtgtgtcctgtctgtgaGTTTTCTCTCCACCAGAGTCACAAAGTGGTTCCTGTTGAACAAGCAGTCAGAGATCTGAAGGAGCAGCTGGAATCGGACTTAAAGTCTCTGCAGGACAAGaggaacaaacacaaacaagtgGAGAAAACATACGATGATGTGGTTCAACACTCCAAGAAGCAGCTGCTGTCCACAGAGAGACAGATCAGAGCAGAGTTCAACAAGCTCCACCAGTTcctgagagaggaagaggagtccaGACTGGCAGCtctgagggaggaagaggagcagaagaggAAGACTATCATGGGAGAGATGAAGAGGAYTGAGGAGCAGATCTCCTCTCTGTCAGACAGCATCTCTGCTGTGGAAGAAGAGCTGCAGAAAGACAACGTGTCGTTCCTCAGCAGCTATAAAGCCACTCAGAGCAgagccagaggtcagaggtcactgcCAGATCCACAGCTGGTCTCAGGAGCTCTGATAGATGTGGCCAAACACCTGGGCAACCTGTCCTTCAGAGTCTGGGAGAAGATGAAGGACCAGGTGAAGTTCAGCCCCGTCATTCTGGACCCAAACACAGCGAGTGGGTGGCTGTACCTGTCTGATGATCTGACCGGGGTGAGATATGGAGACACATGGCAGCAACTTCCTGATAATCcagagagaaacatttattatgcCAATGTTTTTGGTTCTGAGGGCTTCAGCTCAGGGAAACACAGCTGGGAGGTGGAGGTGGGAGATCATCCTGACTGGGAGATTGGTTTGGTTAAAGAGTCTGTTGACAGGAAGGGAGAGATATCTTCTTCACCAGAAAATGGATTCTGGTGTTTATGGCATCGTGATGGAGAATACGCTACTGGTTCTGGTAAAACTCTGTCAGTGAATCAGAGTCTCCAGAGGATCAGAGTCCAGCTGGACTATGACAGAGGGGAGGTTTCCTTCTACGACTCTGAAGACAAGAGTCACATCTACACTCACAGAGACACTTTCACTGAGAAACTATTcgcttatttttttgtttatgaagcTGCTGATGCCAAAACATCTGAGATCAAAATCCTCCAAgctaatatttctgtttaa